Genomic window (Arctopsyche grandis isolate Sample6627 chromosome 5, ASM5162203v2, whole genome shotgun sequence):
GCAGTGTGAATTCTTACTAACCAACATAACAATTCTTCAGCTGCGAACCccaatttttttctcgtttcATCTTTGGATAGTAGTTTTACTAAAGCATTAAGATAGGAAAGTCTTTTATTATCGGAAACTATTGTCTTTGTCATATTTTTTGAATTGGGAGACTCTTCGACGGTCACCGGTGGCTCACTAGGAGTTGAAATTTCATACACTACACCATACGGAGCGCAAAGCCCCCGTAGAATATCACAGGTGTTTTGTTTGGGGCTTTTACTGTCGTCTAGTTCGTATGTGTCTTCATCGCATCCTAAACGGCCTACAaccataaaacaaaattaagtatgaaaaaaacgatacatttttgtatataatcaaTTATCAATCCCTCAAATCATCAAGGATCAATCCCTGAAAATAGAGCAATATAATGTATTTctataggtaaacagattattccgcaaaaagcgagttctcgttagtacaatatttcgcctGAGcctgattgatggagtttttgggagctagatgttctgtgatcgagaataatcactgaaccattTCTATAACAGACATGTCTTCATCAATTTTCTTACACTCttcgttttttttcttctattcatgTCAAAAGGAAAGCAATCCTGAACTTGTACTACATAATAGCAACAACTTATTtgacatttattttgtttttacacagatatacatacatgtataaggaaggcctaacaggtagaccccaatgtgccttcctagacaattgattgcaaatattgcagcatttttattacataaatcgctgtattttgaggctgaagaacacaaaattaacaattaattaattcatccatagggacatctatggatttagacttgtacataaatttttacatattgtacataaatcaaattcagatatttgtgacaacgggtaggatgatttttgccaatttgatggaggaaccgtttcaacactgaaatcagacaaattggcaaactctgataagaaacgatcgacttcataatagtcacaaatatccaaatctgaccagcagtattaaagattcccacgggatcgaacccggtaagctctcggtgctaaacataaacgcaatcacCGAGCCATAAGATAACTTTCAAAATGCAAGAAAACTTCATTAATTTCCTCTACATTTAACGAGTCAACttcttcttattttatattttgaatccaTTTATATACGACTTATACATAGATGAATAAGAAAACGGTTCTGAGCGAATTGTACCAAAGTATGAAAGTTGAAGGCTCCCAACACATGAACAACACAGAACGATAAACAAATCAACCGGTGGTATACAATGGATAGGTTTTATTGTAGTATGGGTCAAAATGAATCCAACACAATTGACTAGTGAGGTGttattgatagtgtaatatgGTTTCGTATTAGACAGTTGACAAACGTCAATGTTGTTGTTGTACCATAACCTGCAGTGGACCATGCAAGGCATGTAATGTGAGGGGGTGGGAGGGCGAAGAGGCAGATGCTTGGAGACGTTCAGGGTGAGGATGAAGGTGTGGGGTGTGGGGTGTGaggagtgtgtgtgtgtgtgtgttaccTTTATTTCGACGAGGCCTGAGGCTGCGCCTTCCCAGCATCCAGCTGGCGGCCATGTCTCCTGTCTCCCGTCTCCCGTCTGGTCGGAAGCGGAAGTGGAGGCGGAAACGCAGGGAAGACGCGAGTGGAGAGTGTGAGGGGTGAGGGGTGAGGTGGTGTGAGGTGGATCCTCGTGACGAGGAGAGCCGCACGCCGCGAAGGTTAGGCCGCCGCGACTGCGCTCTCGggctccgactccgactcctacTCCAAccccgactccgactccaactctaCTACCCCCACTCCACACCCACTCTCCTAATGCCTGCCGTTCACACACGGACGCGCTAATCATAACCCCATACACGCTCCAGCTCCGCACTGCATTCTCCACAATCCAGAGCAATCCACTAGTATTTATTtgttactagtgttgtgcccgttgaaatttcaacgggtggtttcgcaaacatgaagttacaatacgtatagtaataattaataggAATTGGCACTTAAACAAAAATTGGGAATTGGAACTGTaaggcagggaaggtatgttgaccgtatcccgacCCAACGAAACAcattgtaggcatatagtacaactgaaatgatctcatcaggtcactgcgacacatatccaggaaagtcattaacgcatggcacacgctcgcctcgtcaaaaggtcgacacgtgtttctatacacgtatctgggaaacaaaggaagaacacactgaacccataaaaactacgaactacgtccaggcgtatgaacccataaaaccacgctcgcagcataactagggcagcgcgagtaccaagaacaaaagatgtgcacacgacacacttcaacccaaaacgtttataaagcaacgcagcaacctccaccggcagagtgagcctctagagttcaactagatcacatctccgaagaaacctcttcgtacatacaattaccattgtaccaattgaacgcaaataaacgatcctctttcaaactacacaacacgtgtttcgttagaccgggatacggtcaacataccttccctgtcttacaacatgttgtgtagtttgtaagaggatcgtttatttttgttcaattgttacaatggttattgtatgtacgaagaggttgagcttcggagaagtgggctggttgaactccagaggttcactctggtgttgggagctggtgcgtcgctttatatacgttctggcttgaagcatgccgtgtgcagatgcgttgtcttcgtttccaggacacgtgtgttgGATAaacgtgttgacctgttttcgaggcacgtgtcttcggtacgcgtgtggtttatagctatggggtcagcgctAGGACGTCGTTCATTTAAGAATGCAGTTGCCTGATGACATcgctgttgggtttcgttcgttgatgaactctttcttctggaatggttgAAGTGGACGTTGCCcctgagttatgcatgtttgtacaggatcgatgatgagatcactggttttgattcgtaatagcacaagttgtgctatattcttACAGAACTGAAACAtggatcggtatccggaactcAAAATGCAGTCCGTATCCGAAACAAAATTTGACGCGGGTCGTTTGAGAGTGAGAAATAGGTTTAAGGTCAGTGCTTGCGGTTAGCTCTGATCGTATCGGTAACGGGGTGAGGGGTAGTTTCTTTTGGCCGGTCgtttatgtacttatgtattttattttatcgtttcGCTTCTTAAAATATCGCAATATTTTCGGGTCTACcttaaaatgttgaaaattaaaattattgtataatttttacaaggtttttattatcaaattttggttcggtgattactggtcacaaattactcgtcacaaagtcactaaaatctctataacggaacatctggcagccgaaaagtccatcatactaacgataactatcatagtaacgagaacttgagtgccaaatattgtgtattcgcaattttcgttgcaaaaattgtctttgtgaccaccccaatgtgacgaatagtccaattacccaaaTTTTAGTGGTTAAATCAAACGTTCTACTGAAGTAAATGCAAGCATACATTTTTCGAATTATAGAGGTTTTGCATTTTTAGTGTTGCCACATTGTTACTATAGTTGACGTTCTGTCAGTGAGGTGGATGCGCTTCATAGTTGGCGTTGATATTTGGTAGTTGTATTGATCAATCGCCAAGATGACCGGAAGACCAGAAGATCATCGTCGTAAGTGGGATCGCGATGAGTTTGAGCGACTGGCAGCTGATAGGCTTCGTGAGGAACTCGAACTCGAAGAGAACAAATCCAAAAAAGGTAAGCACACTCCTACTCTGTTTACTTTTCCACTTTTGTTaacatgtttttaattatttgctcGCCTTTTTTACAGGACCTCCCGTGAAAAGAGAGCTTTTAAAGCAGCGAGATTATAAGGTAGATCTTGACTCCCGACTAGGAAAAAGTGTCgttatcaataaaaatacacCAACTTCACATTCCGGAGgatattattgtaatgtttgTGACTGTGTTGTTAAAGACTCTATCAATTTCTTAGATCATATCAATGGTAAAAAACATCAACGCAATCTTGGTATGTCAATGAAAGTTGAGCGCAGCAGCCTTGATCAGGTGTGTATTCAAATAATGTgacttatattttgaaaatttaaacttatgactattttaacttttatatttatttcaggtGAAAGCTCGTTTtcaatcgaataaaaaaaagctaGAAGAAAAGCAAAAAGATTATGAGTTAGAAGGTAGATTACAGGAAGCTGCTGAAGAAGAACAGAGATTAAAGGAACACCGTCGAGAGAGGCGAAAAGACAGAAAACGAAAATTGCAAGAAGATGACCTCGATGACGATGTTTCTAGTGGGAAAACCAATCCAGATATCGCTCAAATTATGGGATTCTCTGGATTCGGGGGTtcaaaaaaatagtgttttctTGTTTATTTATGTTCTACTCGGTGGAGTGATTATCGTTATTTGATAAGCATCATTTTTGATGTTTTGTGATGGATAAATAATTCAGATAGTTACAGCGTAATAACAAACTTATAATAGTGAAGTTTAATGgcgatatgtatattatatatttctaaatattctttcttgaatatttacataaaatttcgatgtcaatttgttaatatttttacgagtccaataaaaataattatctgtaaatgtttttttttattgtattattgtgaaaaaaatttaaattggaaaatcctatcaaattaaatttatttctgttGTTGTGAATCCCTTATTGTTGATCTCTAAATTGGTTCAAATGatggaattgatttttttttcatttttggcaGAAAACGTAATCCCATGAACAGTGAACAGTTTATCAATGGGTTTTCACAATGACACATCTGAATGTGTCAAAAGGTATTGAATGTGCTGCGTTCAGCCATCCGTAAAAATTACCTTTTCATTGTGGTACATTTTGAAGGTCATGACTAAACATCACTTCACAATAGCGGCATTTGAATATCTAGTCATGGTATTTATctgaatattttgtaattatctacatatatatactcatgATTGCAAATCTTTTGCAAATAAACACCCATATTACAAAACTTCTcaactacatatattcaaaattgattaaaacgcGTTGGATGGAATTTAGAGACTAAGAAGTACTTCATCAAGTGTAATGATGTTTGCTAGTGAATATAaaagttttatgaaaataaataattatttgataaatatcTAATAGCACAAACTTTTATAAGAGCTCGTGCAATTATGAAGAAAAACAAATACGGGCAGTGTAATATAAATTCTTGTTTATCATATtgctttattaaaaatatttttaagctcGATGATGAGGTCTACCCAATCAGACAAAAACTgagcaaaaaaaaactaatggagcggagactaatcaatctttactaagtttgactcactaaattcgaatatgacaatgatttttgtcggcttgctctcgtttaagagatatgagcgtttaaaaaatggccaatttttacatatttttggcttttgcaatcTTTTATTCAAactctagtattgctgtgacaaaagtgagtattggaatcaataatcaGATGTTTTTTGGTGTCGTTTAAGCGTGCTGTCTACCTGCTTGCAATCTACCATGATTTGGCGTGCGGTCTACATTACATTGACCCGGTTACAGGAGTACATACTCAGGGTATTGAAAGATCGTGGTTAGATGCTAAGATCAagataatgaaaaagatgaGGGGTATTAGACCAGAAATGCTGCAATCACATTTAGATGAATACTGTTGGCGCTTCAAGAACAAGGATGTTCCAGACCTTTTCGTCAAATTTCTTAAAGACATTGCTACTGTTTACcgataataaaataagatgactatatcaaataatatgaagatgacgattttttttattttattactttttacactaatataacataataattaaaaaactgtttttatttcaaacgttcctgttttttttcattgtccTTAATGACATTActgcttttaattattaaacaacaattgatgtttgtaataaaaaataataaagtattaACCCTGTATTTATATCTTCAAAAATGAGTAGGTAGACGGCATGCTAAACCGGcacttgtttttttatattgatggtgaatttttattgctttgaaatacttataatttattatcttaatttaaattttaagtcaaaaatatacttttgtttttacacatttttttcgtaatattatactatgagctaattttgctaatttttcacttaaccacgtttataaggattggtttttttttaatgtcaatatcttttattttatcgaaAAGTACTAATTCAAGCGGTAAATGATTAATCGACACGATCGACTTAAGAGTCACAAATGtccgagtctgaccagcagcactacagaaatactttcaAATTAGTTATTTTCGATCAAGGTCaaaccagggcttgaacccagaAGCCTCTTGGTGCTTaatattaacgcaaccaccaagctatgaaTTTAGCCTGATTAGAACATAACTACTTATTTTCATTGTCAAAGGTGACCCAACATTGATTGGGTAGTTAGGTGGTGTGATCGTTTTAAAATAGTTATGTACaccaaaattaatatatgtactttaccttctatatacatatattataaatacgtattttaaacaaaaatattacattttcatcTGGTTATTCCTATTACTG
Coding sequences:
- the LOC143911591 gene encoding zinc finger matrin-type protein 2, with amino-acid sequence MTGRPEDHRRKWDRDEFERLAADRLREELELEENKSKKGPPVKRELLKQRDYKVDLDSRLGKSVVINKNTPTSHSGGYYCNVCDCVVKDSINFLDHINGKKHQRNLGMSMKVERSSLDQVKARFQSNKKKLEEKQKDYELEGRLQEAAEEEQRLKEHRRERRKDRKRKLQEDDLDDDVSSGKTNPDIAQIMGFSGFGGSKK